The genome window GCCAACCTGTCCATCCTCAAAAACGGCAAGGCCCGCGCGGTGCGCTTCTCCACGCTGGAGCGCATCTGCGAGGTGCTGGACTGCCAGCCCGGCGACATTCTGGAATATGAAAAGGAGGACTAAGCATGCAGCGTTTGCAGGCCCAGTTGCAGTTTTTAACCGAGATCGACAAGATGAAGGACGTGTTCCGCCGCAACGTCACCATAAAGGCCCGCCGGCAGGAGAACGATGCCGAGCACTCCTGGCACATGGCCCTTTGCGCCCTGGTGCTGGCCGAGTACGCCCCGCCCGGGGCAGACGTGGGGCGCGCCATCGCCATGGCCCTGGTGCACGACCTGGTGGAGGTCTACGCCGGGGATACTTTTTGTTATGACCAGGCGGGCAACGCCACCAAGGCCGCCCGGGAGCAGGCCGCGGCCGACCGCATCTTCGGTATGCTGCCCGAGGATCAGGGCGCAAAGTACCGCGCCCTGTGGGAGGAGTTCGACGCCATGGACACCCCGGACAGCCAGTTCGCCGCCGCGGTGGACCGGCTGCAGCCCTTCATTCTCAACGTCAATACCCAGGGGCACACCTGGCGCTTGGGGCAGATCACCCGCGCCCAGCTGGAAAACCGCCTGGCCCCCATCGCCAAGTGGATGCCCGCCCTCTGGCCCACCGTCAGCGCCATGATCGACGAGGCCGTGCAGCAGGACCTGCTGCCGGGGGGCTAAAGCCCTTTTGACCGCTCCTATGTTGTGCGGAACGCCTCGCGGCATGGGCACGCAAAGGGCGGTGTCTGCTTCCTCCACCCTGCTGCCGGGGGCTAAAGCCCTTTTGGCCGCTCCCAGCTCTTGCGCGTACTTATATGCCCGCGCCCGCCATCGGCTTCCTTCCTCCACCCTGCTGCCGGGGGGCTAACGCCCACTTGACCGCTCCTATGTTGTGCGGAACGCCTCGCGGCACGGGCACGCAAAGGGCTTTACATGCGCTGTCATTCCGAAGCCGCAGGCGAGGAATCTCTTGACACCCTCTTGGCCCCGTCCGCACCACCTCCGCCCAGGTAAAGTGCCCACCCCACCTTACTCCGGCTTTCCCTCCTTCCCTCTCGCCTCCCTCTGATGAGGGAGGTGGCGCGCCAGCGCCGGAGGGAGAGATGCCCACGCCAACCGCTCGACCCCGTCCGCACCGCCTCCGCCCGGGTAAAGTGCCCACCCCGCCTTACCCCGGCTTTTCCTTCCCTCTCGCCTCCCTCTGTCGAGGGAGGTGGCGCCCCAGCGCCGGAGGGAGAGCTTCCCGCACCAACCGCTCGCCCCGTCCGCACCGCCTCCGCCCCGGCAAAGCGCCCACCCCACCTTACCCCGGCTTTCCCTCCTCCCCCCTCGCCTCCCTCTGACCAGGGAGGTGGCGCCCCAGCGTCGGAGTGAGAGGTTCCCACGCCAACCGCTCGGCCCCGTCCGCACCGCCTCCGCCCGAGTAAAGCGCCCACCCCACCTTACCCCGGCTTCCTCCTTCCCCCTCGCCTCCCTCTGACCAGGGAGGTGGCAGGCCCCCGCCTGCCGGAGGGAGAGATTCCCACGGCAACCCCTCGCCCCTGCCCGCACCGCCTCCGCCCGGGTAAAGCGCCCACCCCACCTTACCCCGGCTTCCTCCTCCCCCCTCGCCTCCCTCTGTCGAGGGAGGTGGCGCCCCAGCGCCGGAGGGAGAGATTCCCACGGCAACCGCTCGGCCCGTCCGCACCACAACCGAACCGGTGCCGCTCCCCATAAACCCGACACACTACGACCACCCAACCTGAAAGGAGTACCCCTTATGCAAATGAGAAGAAGCGACCGCCAGATCACCGACCCCGCCGCCATCCAGGCCATCCTCGATGCCTGCACCATCCTGCGCCTGGCGCTGGTGGCCGATGGCAAGCCCTACGTCGTGCCCCTGCACTTTGGCTACACCGGCGCGGGCGAGAGCCTCACCCTGTACTTCCACACCGCCCGGGAGGGCCGCCTGCCCCGTGCCCTGCTGGCCGGCAGCCCCGCCTGTTTTGAGATGGATATCCCCGGCGAGATCATTCGCGGCGAGCTGGCCTGCAACTTCAGCCAGTGTTTCGCCTCCATCATTGGGGAGGGCACGCCCCGCGCCGTCACCGGGGATGCGGAGAAGCGCGCCGCTCTGGACGCGCTCATGGACCACGTGGCCGGCCCAGGCCCCCATATTTATGCGGATGCCGCCCTGCGCGCCACCGCCGTTTGGGCCCTCCCGGTGGATTCCCTCACCGCCAAGCGCCGGGGCTAGCGCCCCTTTAACCGCTCCTACTCTTACACCTTTCCATGCACCCAGCGCCCGCGACGGGCTTATTTCCGTTGCCCTGCTCCGCTCCCGGGGGAGCTAACGCTCCTTTAACCGCTCTTGCTCCTGCGCGTTTTCTCGCGCTTTGTGCCCGCTAACTGCTGCGGTATTTTGTCATTCCGAGTGAAACGAGGAATCTCCTTACGCCCTCTTGCTCCGGCTCTACCGCCTCTGCTCCGGCAAAGTGCTCCCCCTCCGCACCCCGGCATCCCCCTTCCCCCTCGCCTCCCTCTGACGAGGGAGGCGGCAGGCCCCCGCCTGCCGGAGGGAGAGATGCTCCCGGCAACCGCTCGGCTAAGTCTGTACCTCAACCGAACTGGTCAAGCAGCACTCCCTTGTCAACATGCTAGATTCTTCGCTTCAGCTTCGCTTCCGCTCTGAATGACAGGCTTGCACCCCTTAATCGCTCTTGCTCTTGCACCTTTTCATACACCCAGTGCCCGCCATGGGCGCTTTTCCGCTGTCATTCCGAGCGCAGCGCGGAATCTCTTTACAACCGCTTGGCCCGCCCACCCCACCTTACCCCGGCTTCCTCCTTCCCTCTCGCCTCCCTATGTTGAGGGAGGTGGCGCGCACGCGCCGGAGGGAGAGATGCTCCCGGCAACCGCTCGCCCCGTCCGCACCGCCTCCGCCCGGGTAAAGCGCCCACCCCACCTTACTCCGGCTTTCCCTCCTTCCCCCTCGCCTCCCTCTGACGAGGGAGGTGGCAGGCATAGCCTGCCGGAGGGAGAGCTGCCCACGCCAACCTCTCGGCCTACACCGCAACCGGACCGCCGCCGTTCCTCCCCCTTCTCCCCCATATTCTCCACGGCTGCACTTTCACTCATCCCCCAGCCTCCTCATTGCCTGCTCTCGTCCCCCGTATCCTCAGCTCTCTTTCCCCCTCGCGCTTCCCCACTCCCACCGCCTCGCGTTCCTCCTTACCCCACCCCTCCCAAATTGTCCCGGCGCGCTCTAATTCCTCCACACGCCTCCCCTCTCCATTTATCCTGCTCTCCGCGCTCCCCGGCTTGCACTTCTTTCCCCTATCCCGCCGGACCTCTTTTCCCTTCTTTCTGCTCCCGCACACCCCGCTGGTTCCCTCTGCCTCTCCGTCCAAGCTCATCTCCCCGCACGGCTTTTCCCCCTCGCGCTCCCAACGCTCCCAGCGCTCTTCCTCTCCTCCGCGCCTCCCTTCTCTATCCCAACCTCCCCACCGCCTGCTCTCATCCCTCCCCACACCCTTAGCTTCCCCTCGCGCTCCCGCTCGCCCGTCACCCATTCCACCCAGTCCTCCCTCTACCCTCTCCCAACGCTCCTCCTCTCTTGCGCGCCTCCCTTCTTCATCCCTGCCTCCCCACCGCCTGCTCTCATCCCTCCCCGCACGCCTCATCCCCCGGCCCCCACTTGGCCCGGGCCAGAAGGGTGAAAAACCGCCTGCGCATTTCGTAAAACTGGCGTCTGCCGCAGGGCGCCCCCAGCGCCTCAAAGCGCACCCCGTAGCACACGTTCAGCACCAGCGCCTCCCCGGCAGCCTCCCGGGCCAGACGGGCGATCAGCGCCACATCCCTTTCCAGCCGCGCCCGCTCCCATTCCGGCCCGCCCCAGCCCCGCAGGTGGGATAACCGCCGCTTTTTCTCCTCCAGCTGCCGGCAAAAGTGCAGCAATTCCCGGTAGGCCTCCCGGCTGATGCCCGCCTTATCGAGAACCAGCGTCCGCTCCCGCATCCGCCTCACCCCCTTTCAGGGATAACTTTGCCCCCTGCTGCGCCAGCGCCCGCAGCCGCGCCTGTACCTGCGCGGGCAGGCGGATGTTGTTGCGTTCCCGCTCGCGTTCCGCCTCGTAGGTCTTGATAAACTGGGCCCGCAGCACGGCCTGATGATCCAGCTCGCTCAGGCACAGCTCCCGCCAGCCAAAGCGCTGTGCCGCCCGGCGCACCGGCTCGGGCAAAGAGCGCAGCGCCGCCTCCCCCTCGTAAAAGCCGTACCGGGAGATGGCCCGCGCCAGCATCGTCCAGGCCTGGTCGGCCTCGGGCTGACCGCTGGCCTCCTGCAGCCCTTCCGCCGCGCTGCGCCGCACGTCCGCAATGGCGGGCGGGTAGGGGCTGATGGCGATCAACCGCTTGGCCGCCGCCAGCACCAGCGCCTCGGGCAGGTCGCCCAGCATCTCCTGCCAAAGCGCCACGGTGTGCTGGTCCGCCCGTATCTTACTTGCGGGATAGGCTGCCGTCAGCACCGCCAGCAGCCGCGCCGTCTGCGCCGCCGTCATGCCCGCACCCCCTGTCCGTCTCCCCAAAATCGTCTATTTTCCCTTCGCATCTGTTTTTCCTCCTTCTCTTTTCCCGGGGCTATCGCCCCTTGTTCCGCTCTTGTTTCTGCGTGTTTCTATGCGCCAATTCCCGCCAACCACTTCGTCGGATTTCCGCGCTTCCCTTCCCGGGGCTGTCGCCCTTTGTTCCGCTCTTGCTTTCGCGCCATTCCTTGCGCCTTGCGCCCCTTGTTCCGCTCTTACTCTCGCGCCTTTCCTTGCGCCTTGCGCCCGCCATGGGCGCTTTTTGTCATTCCGAGCGCAGCGAGGAATCTCCTTGCAACCTCTTGGTTCCGCTCATACCTCCGCCTTACAGGTCAAGCGCCTCTCCCCTGCCAACGCATTAGATTCTTCGCTCCGGGCTATCGCCCTTTGTTCCCCTCTTACTCCTGCGCGTCTCAGCGCCAACTCCCGCCACCGACTTTATCTCTTCTCCAATCGGCCCTCCGCTCTGAATGACAGGGATGCATCCCCCTTAACCGCTCCTACTCTTACACCTTTCCATACACCCAGCGCCCGCCATGAGCGCTTTCCCTTCCCCCTCGCCTCCCTCTGACGAGGGAGGTGGCGCGCCAGCGCCGGAGGGAGAGATATTCCCACACCACCGCCCAACCACCACTCCCGCTCTCGCGCATTCCCTTATACCTGCACCCGCCAACCACTTCGCGGGTTCCCGCACTTCCCTTCCCGGGGCTGTCGCCCTTTGTTCCGCTCTTGCTTCTGCACCTTTCCTTGCGCTTTGCGCCCGCCATGGGCGCTTTTCCTTCCCCCTCGCCTCTCTCTGATGAGGGAGGTGGCAGGCCTAGCCTGCCGGAGGGAGAGATATTCCCACACCACCGCCCAACCACCGCTCCCGCTCTCGCGCATTTCCTCGTTCCTTGCGCCCGCCAACCACTTCGCCGGATCTCCGCACTTCCCTTCCCGGGGCTGTCGCCCTTTTAACCGCTCTTACTTTCGCGCATTTCCTTGCGCCTTGCGCCCCTTGTTCCGTTCTTACTACGTACGTTTCCATGTCCCCCGCAGCCTGCCGTTGTCCCGTCATTCCGAGCGTGAGCGAGGAATCTCCTTGCAACTTCTTGGTTCCGCTCATACCTCCGCCGCACAGGTCAAGCACCTCTCCTCTGATATCTTCTCACCCCTACCTACCCCTCCTCCGCCCGGGTAAAGCGCCCACCCCACCTTACCCCGGCTTTCCCTCCTCCCTCTCGCCTCCCTCTGATGAGGGAGGTGGCAGGCGTAGCCTGCCGGAGGGAGAGACGCTCACAGCTCGCCATAGGCATTTTCAGCTCCGCAGCCCCCTCGCCCTCCGTTCACCGCGGGGTTGCCCTCCAGGTCACAGCGTGCGCGCTTCAACAACGGCAAAGCCAGACCGCTGGCCAAACCACCCCCCTCTGCCCAGATAAACCGCCGTACCTGTCCTCCCCCCTCACGTCTCCCGCTCCATCTGCTGTGCCAGCGCCAGAAAGCGTTCTACCGTGTCCCCCCGCGCGACGGGCCGGCAGACCCGCTTTTGGGCGTTGCGCAGCCAGCCGTCCACAAACCGGGGCATCATCCCGGCCGGGCGCACCCCTTGCGGATTGGCCCGCAGCCAGCTGTCCATGGCCCGCAGCTCCCCGGCCAGATCCAGTTCCGGGAAGGCCGCCTGCAGCTGGCCGATCTGCGCCGCACCCAGCGCATATTCTCCGTCCCTGGCCGGCAGGGTAAAGACCGCGCCCGCTTCCAGGGCAAAGGGCATCCCGCCGGGCCCATCCGCAAAACCGGCTTTCTCTTCATGGGGGATCGTCCCCGCGCCGCCTTGCTCCTCCGCGTCAGTCCGCGCACAGTCCAGCCCACACGCCCCTTGTCCTCGCTGCCAACCGGCCTCGCCGCACTTCTCGTGCGCCGCCCTCTGACCCAACAACCTGCCGTTCACCGGCGTTTCATTCTCCGCGCGCATCGGCTCACATTCACTTCGCCCTTCATCCGGCCCGTTTTCTTCCTGCCGTTCTTTTGCGCTTTCACCTGCCTTGCACGCCTCATACGCTCCCGCGCCGCCGTCCTCCAGCCGCCCGGTCTCCTTCGCATCAGTTCGCTCACAATCCCCCATATCCAGCCCGCACGCCCCTTGTCCTCGCTGCCAACCGGCCTCGCCGTGCCTCCCGTGCGCCGCCCTCTGACCCAACAACCTGCCGTTCACCGGCGTTTCATTCTCCGCGCGCATCGGCTCACATTCACTTCGCCCTTCATCCGGCCCGCTTTCTTCCCGCCGTTCTTTTGCGCTTCCACCGGCCTTATGCGCCCCCACATACGCCCCCGCGCCGCCGTCCTCCAGCCGCCCGGTCTCCTTCGCATCAGTTCGCTCACAATCCCCCATATCCAGCCCGCACGCCCCTTGTCCTCGCTGCCAACCGGCCTCGCCGTGCCTCCCGTGCGCCGCCCTCTGACCCAACAACCTGCCGTTCACCGGCGTTTCATTCTCCGCGCGCATCGGCTCACATTCACTTCGCCCTTCATCCGGCCCGTTTTCTTCCCGCTGTTCTCTCACGCTTTCACCGGCCTTACGCGCCCCCACATACGCTCCCGCGCCGCCGTCCTCCAGCGTCCTGCGCGCTTGCGCCTCCGCCCGATCCCTTCGCCGCCCCGCGTCCGCCTGCCCCGCACACGCCCCCGCAGGGGGCCCTTCCTGCTCGCGGCCCTTGCCGCGCACCTCCCGCGGAGGAATCCCCCCGAGGGGGTTGGGTTCGGTTGGGTACGGTTCGGTTGGGTTCGGTTCGGTAGGTGCGTCACACTGCGTCACAGCCGCGTCACAACCCGCGTCACCGTGACGCGTCACAGCTGCGTCACCAACTGCGTCACCATCCCCGCCGCCCTGCGATGCCTGCTCCTTTCTCCGCTCCCGGTAGCGCCGCGTCCGCTCCATCGTCTGCGCCCGCTTCCTGGCCCGGGTCTCCATCAAAAGGCTGGTGCGCTCCTCCCAGCCGTGCAGCCGGTAACCTCCGGGCGTCGGCTCAATAAAGCCCGCCTCGCCCCCTTTGGGCGGGGTGCACAGCGCCTGCATCAGCTTTTTCGCCCCGCCAGTAAAGCGCATCACCTCACACAGCGTCTCCCCGTCCTCCAACGCCAATAGGCCGTCCTCCCGGTTGGCCAGGCACCAGGTCCACAGCCTGCACAGCTTGCCCACTACCATGTCCTTGTCCATGTCCAGCGCCCGCGCCACCGCCAGTGTCTTGGGATGGTCGGGCAGGTTGTCGTGTAGTTCGATCCACGCCATCGCCCTTGTTCTCTCCTCCTCTATTTTTATAGGATCCTCTTGTCCCTTTTGTGGACTCCACCCTTTGGTTCGCCCTTTTACATATCGCATTTATAAGTATCTTATTAAAAAGTGAGGTCTAGGGTAAAAAAAAGAGGCCTTTATCTGCTCAAACTCCGCGCGCTTCCCCTCCCGGGGCTAGCGCCCTCTTGACCGCTCTTGCTCCGCGCGTTTCTATGCACCCACTCCCGCCAATGGCTTTACCTCGTACTCCACTCCCGCTCCGGGGCTAGCGCCCTCTTAACCGCTCAAACCCCGCGCGTTTCCATTCGCATTGCGCCCGCCAGCCACCTCGCCGGTTTCCCGCGCTTCCCCTCCCAGGGCTGTCGCCCTTTGTTCCGCCCTGCTCCCGTGTGTTTCCACGTCCCACCCACTCCCGCTACTGGCTTTAGCTCTGCTCCAATCGGCCCTCCGCTCTGAATGACAGGGGCTTGTGCCCCTTTGTTCCGCTCTCGGCTTCTCCTGTCCACCCTGTTTTTCCCCCGCTACCGGCTTTACCTCGTACTCCACTCCCGTTGTCATTCCGAACAATGCGAGGGCGCGGAGCGAGCGCCGCCAGTGGAAATCTATAGTGCCCGCGCCCGGTGGAGTACGCAGTGAGCGCCGCCAGTGGCGGGAGGAGCGAACGCAGTACTCTGTGAGTGCGAGGTAAGCACAAGCGGCTTATGCCGCGCAGGGCGAACCCGTAACGAACAGAGGCTGACGGGCCTACAGAGCCAAAGCGAGCGATGATTTCTGTGAGGGCACGGAACGAGCGCGCCCAGTGGGCGAAAAAGCGAGAGCAGTACCCGGTGAGCGTAAGGCGCGCGCAAGTGGCGTTCGCCGCGCAGCGCAAGCCCCCAGCGAACCGAGAGTTGCTTGGCTTTGCCGTTGCTTGAGATTCTGTAAGTTGAGGGCGAGTGCCCTGTGGCACGAAGGCCGAAACCTCAGCGAACAGAGGCGGCCCCAGAGATGGTCTTGGTAAGCGAACGAAGCGCCCGGTGAGCGTAAGGCGCGCGCAAGCGGCGTTAGCCGCGCAGCGCAAGCCCCCAGCGAACCGAGAGTTGCTTGGCTTTGCCGTCGTTAGGAAGAGCACATAAGCCGTGCTGCGAAGGGCGAATCCGCAGCGAACCCCGAGTTGTCTGGTTCTGCCGTATCGCTCTGGCTCTGTCATTCCGAGCGCAGCGAGGAATCTCCTTACACCCGCTCGCCCCAGCCTGCATCACACCGCACATGTCAAGTGCCTGACCCGCCGCACCCCGGCTTTCCACTTCCCCCTCGCCTCCCTCTGACCAAGGGAGGTGGCAGGCCCAGCCTGCCGGAGGGAGAGATTCCCCCGGCAACCCCTTGCCCGGGCCCATCCCACAACCAAACCGGCGCCGCTCCCCATAGATCCGCCCGCTAAAACCCCAGCGGCCAGGCCGCCAGGCGGTATTCGCTCTCCCGCTCCTGCTCCTGTGCCAGCGCGCTGCGCGCCTCCAGCAGGCGGGCCGCCGCGCCCGCGGCCTCCTCGCCGGCACTCAGGCCATCCTCCCAAAATTCCACGTCCACACCCCCCTTCAGGGTTATTGTACACTTGCATTTTCGCGCCTTGGTTCGCATTTTTCTATTTTTTGGAAATCCTCTCCCCCATTTCCAGCAACTTACCGCTATAATTCGCCGCTGCCGGCGCACACTATCCTTAGCCTGCTTTTTGAGAAAGGAGTGGCTAAATTTGTTGGAAAAAGACGCGCTCCAATTGGAGACCCGGAACCGCAAGCGCCCGGATAACGACCAGGCCTTTTACGATTTGGATAAGGTCGCCTCGTTTACCGAGTGCACGGGGCTGGCGCCCAGCGGGATCATGAGCGATGAGGAGGCCCAGTCCTACGCGGACCTGTACGCCATCCACCCGCCCAGAACCCCCAAGGGTGATTCGCCCAACATGGCGGACACGGCCAAAAACCGCCGCCCCATCTAATGGCTCCCCAACGACCCAACCCCCAAAAGCCGCCCCGCCCGGGCGGTTTTTGGGCTTATCGCCCCTCTTAACCGCTCAAACTTTGTCACCTCCATGCGTCCAACGCCCGCCATTTGATTTACCGCTCTGTCATTCCGAGCGCAGCGAGGAATCTCTTTACAACCTCTCGGCCAGGCCTACACCACATCATCGCGCAAAAGCCCTTGCCTCCCTCTGACGAGGGAGGTGGCAGGCTCAGCCTGCCGGAGGGAGAGATGCTCCCGCACCGCCGCCCTTTTAACCGCTCTCAGCCCTCGCGCATTTCCGCCCCCAACACCCGCAAAAAATTCTACTGGCCTACTCCCACTGTCATTCCGAGCAACGCGAGGAATCTCTTTACAACCTCTTGGCCAGGCCTGCACCACATCATCGCGCAAAAGCCCTTGCCTCCCTCTGACGAGGGAGGTGGCAGGCTCAGCCTGCCGGAGGGAGAGATGCTCCCACACCGCCGCCCTTTTAACCGCTTAATCTTTTTCCTTTTTCACACGCCCGCGCCCGCCAAAGGCTATACCGGCCTATCGCCCCTCTTTCCGCTCTCTCTCCTCGCCTCCCTCTGATGAGGGCGGTGGCAGGCACAGCCTGCCGGAGGGAGAGATGCTCCCGCACTGTCGCCCTTCTAACCGCTCCGGCTCTCGCGCATTTCCGCCCCCAACACCCACCAATGACCATACCGGCCTACTCCGCTCTTCCTCCGCCCCTCTCGCCTCCCTCTGATGAGGGAGGTGGCAGGCTCAGCCTGCCGGAGGGAGAGATGCTCCCGCGCTGTCGCCCTCTTAACCGCCCAAACTTCGCGCATTTCCATGCCTCTCCGCGCTCGTCATTTGCTTTATTCCATTGCTTCTCTCCTCACTCCCGCACCGCCGCCCTTTTAACCGCTCAATCTTTTCCCTTTTTCACACACCCGCCAATGGCCATATTGGTCTGCTCCCGCTCTCGCGCCTCTCCGCGCCGCGCCCCAAGTCCGACTAAATTCGCACCCCGCGCGCCCCGCCCGCGCCCGTATAAATCCCCGGTCCCAAGGCTATGCTAAATTCGGAACACATCAAACGACGGGGGGAATTCCTTTGATTAATAAAGTTGAAATATGCGGCGTGGATACGTCCAAGCTGCCGGTGCTTACCAACGAGGAGATGCGCGCGCTCTTCCCCAAGATCCACGCGGGGGACAACGCCGCCCGGGAGACCTTTATCCGCGGCAACCTGCGCCTGGTGCTCAGCGTCATCCAACGCTTTAATAACCGGGGGGAAAATGTGGACGACCTGTTCCAGGTGGGCTGCATGGGGTTGATCAAGGCCATCGATAATTTTGATACCACCCTGGGCGTGCGCTTTTCCACCTATGCCGTGCCCATGATCATCGGGGAGATCCGCCGTTACCTGCGGGATAACAACGCCATCCGCGTCAGCCGCTCCCTGCGGGATACGGCCTATAAAGCCCTGCAGGCCCGGGAAAAGCTGACCAACGCCTCCGGCAAGGACCCCACCGTGGCAGAGATCGCCAAGGAGATGGACCTGCCCCGGGAGGACGTGGTCTTTGCCCTGGACGCCATTGCCGAGCCGGTCTCCCTGTTTGAGCCCATCTATCACGACGGCGGGGACGCCCTGTACGTCATGGATCAGGTGCAGGGCGACGACAGCGACGAGCAGTGGGTGGAGCAGATCGCCCTGCGCCAGGCCATGAGCCGCTTGAACGACCGGGAGCGCAAGATCCTCACCCTGCGCTTTTTCGAGGGCAAGACCCAGATGGAAGTGGCCGGGGAGATCGGCATCTCCCAGGCCCAGGTCTCCCGCCTGGAAAAGGGCGCCCTGGAGCGCATGAAAAAGCAGATCTAAGGGCTGTTGCCCCTTTAATCGCTCTTGGCTTCTGCGCGTTCCATGCACTTACGCCCGCCAACGGCCTGTCATTCCGAGCGCAGCGAGGAATCTCTTAGCAACCGCTTGGTTTCGCTTGTGCCTCAGCCGTACCGGTCAAGCAACACGCCTCTATCAACGCCTTAGATTCTTCGCTCCAGGGCTGCCGCCCTCTTAACCGCTCTTGGCTTTCGTGCGTTCCATGCACTTACGCCCGCCAGTGGCCCTATATGCCTACCCCTCTCTTTCCTCTCCCCCCTCGCCTCCCTCTGATGAGGGAGGTGGCAGGCCTAGCCTGCCAGAGGGAGAGATGCCCCTAAATTCTTCGCTCCGGGCTAACCGCTCTTGGCTTCTGCGCGTTCCATACACTTACGCCCGCCAACAGCCTGTCATTCCGAGCGCAGCGAGGAATCTCTTGACGACCCCTTAGCTTAGCCTATATCACATCATTGTGCAAAAGCCCCCCCTCCCATTCCCTCCGCGCTCCCCGCTTCTCCCCCCCACGCATACCGCTTTGCCGTAGCCATTTGCCCCTCCCCCTGACTTTCCCCCGCCATCCGCCCCTTCCCGTGCTATAATAAAGAAAAAACCGCCCGGCGGTTTGGAAGGAGCGCTGCAACCATGAAAAATGCCTGCCCACAGGAGCTGGCGCTGCTCGAGCAGCTGAAAGCCTACGACACCCCCTCGGTCACCAACGTGGTGGCCACCTACCCGGAGGACAAGGAGAACTGCCTGGGCCTTTACCACCCCTGGCAGGGCCAGTGGTACACCGACGAGCGCCTGCGCTGCATGTATCCGGAGCTGGGCCGCCGCGCCGGCTTTGCGGTCACCTGCGTGTACGGCCTGCCCGACCCGGGCTTTACCCGCCTCTCCTTTGGGGATCTGCTGCGCGCGGTGGATGCGGCCCCCGGCCCGGCGGTGGTGATCGTCAAACAGAACTTCCCCCAGGAGATCAAGCGCAAAAACGGCCTGCTGGGCGGCAATATGATGACGGCGCTGCGCTCTGCCGGCGCGGTGGGGGTGATCAGCGACGGCCCCTCCCGGGATGTGGACGAGGTGCGCGCGCTGGGGCTGCACTACATGCTCACCGGCGTCGCCCCCGGCCACGGCCCCTTTGCCCTGCAGGCCGTCAACGTGCCGGTGGAGGTGTGCTCCATGGCCGTCTCCCCCGGGGAGATCGTCCACCTGGATGAAAACGGCGCGGTCAAGTTCCCCCGCCAGGCCCTGGGGGATGTGGCCCTGCGCCTGGAGCGCCTGGCCAAGGTCGAGGCGCGCCGCCAGCAAATGCTGCGCGAGACCTCGGATGTGGAGCAGCTTGCCCGCATCATGGCCGGCCTGTACGATTAAAAAGCGTATTTTTCGCCCAAATCCCGTAAAGCCGCCCCTTTCCCTTGCATGAGGACAAGTTGGCCCTACATATGAATTTACAAAATATGTTTTTTATACGGCCCCGCGCTGTATAAGCCCCATTTTATGCGGGAATAGTATATACAAACAAACTGCAAGGGAGATGACGGGAGATGACCTCATTTGAGGCGACGGCGGCAGCCCAGGCCCACGTAG of Luoshenia tenuis contains these proteins:
- a CDS encoding helix-turn-helix domain-containing protein yields the protein MGIRVNLDVMLARRKMSMTTLSDRVGVTMANLSILKNGKARAVRFSTLERICEVLDCQPGDILEYEKED
- a CDS encoding HD domain-containing protein, yielding MQRLQAQLQFLTEIDKMKDVFRRNVTIKARRQENDAEHSWHMALCALVLAEYAPPGADVGRAIAMALVHDLVEVYAGDTFCYDQAGNATKAAREQAAADRIFGMLPEDQGAKYRALWEEFDAMDTPDSQFAAAVDRLQPFILNVNTQGHTWRLGQITRAQLENRLAPIAKWMPALWPTVSAMIDEAVQQDLLPGG
- a CDS encoding pyridoxamine 5'-phosphate oxidase family protein; amino-acid sequence: MQMRRSDRQITDPAAIQAILDACTILRLALVADGKPYVVPLHFGYTGAGESLTLYFHTAREGRLPRALLAGSPACFEMDIPGEIIRGELACNFSQCFASIIGEGTPRAVTGDAEKRAALDALMDHVAGPGPHIYADAALRATAVWALPVDSLTAKRRG
- a CDS encoding replicative helicase loader/inhibitor — translated: MTAAQTARLLAVLTAAYPASKIRADQHTVALWQEMLGDLPEALVLAAAKRLIAISPYPPAIADVRRSAAEGLQEASGQPEADQAWTMLARAISRYGFYEGEAALRSLPEPVRRAAQRFGWRELCLSELDHQAVLRAQFIKTYEAERERERNNIRLPAQVQARLRALAQQGAKLSLKGGEADAGADAGSR
- a CDS encoding putative sodium/potassium/calcium exchanger, yielding MAWIELHDNLPDHPKTLAVARALDMDKDMVVGKLCRLWTWCLANREDGLLALEDGETLCEVMRFTGGAKKLMQALCTPPKGGEAGFIEPTPGGYRLHGWEERTSLLMETRARKRAQTMERTRRYRERRKEQASQGGGDGDAVGDAAVTRHGDAGCDAAVTQCDAPTEPNPTEPYPTEPNPLGGIPPREVRGKGREQEGPPAGACAGQADAGRRRDRAEAQARRTLEDGGAGAYVGARKAGESVREQREENGPDEGRSECEPMRAENETPVNGRLLGQRAAHGRHGEAGWQRGQGACGLDMGDCERTDAKETGRLEDGGAGAYVGAHKAGGSAKERREESGPDEGRSECEPMRAENETPVNGRLLGQRAAHGRHGEAGWQRGQGACGLDMGDCERTDAKETGRLEDGGAGAYEACKAGESAKERQEENGPDEGRSECEPMRAENETPVNGRLLGQRAAHEKCGEAGWQRGQGACGLDCARTDAEEQGGAGTIPHEEKAGFADGPGGMPFALEAGAVFTLPARDGEYALGAAQIGQLQAAFPELDLAGELRAMDSWLRANPQGVRPAGMMPRFVDGWLRNAQKRVCRPVARGDTVERFLALAQQMERET
- the sigG gene encoding RNA polymerase sporulation sigma factor SigG encodes the protein MINKVEICGVDTSKLPVLTNEEMRALFPKIHAGDNAARETFIRGNLRLVLSVIQRFNNRGENVDDLFQVGCMGLIKAIDNFDTTLGVRFSTYAVPMIIGEIRRYLRDNNAIRVSRSLRDTAYKALQAREKLTNASGKDPTVAEIAKEMDLPREDVVFALDAIAEPVSLFEPIYHDGGDALYVMDQVQGDDSDEQWVEQIALRQAMSRLNDRERKILTLRFFEGKTQMEVAGEIGISQAQVSRLEKGALERMKKQI
- a CDS encoding RraA family protein, which translates into the protein MKNACPQELALLEQLKAYDTPSVTNVVATYPEDKENCLGLYHPWQGQWYTDERLRCMYPELGRRAGFAVTCVYGLPDPGFTRLSFGDLLRAVDAAPGPAVVIVKQNFPQEIKRKNGLLGGNMMTALRSAGAVGVISDGPSRDVDEVRALGLHYMLTGVAPGHGPFALQAVNVPVEVCSMAVSPGEIVHLDENGAVKFPRQALGDVALRLERLAKVEARRQQMLRETSDVEQLARIMAGLYD